Within Cyanobacteria bacterium GSL.Bin1, the genomic segment CCGCGCCCGTGCTGCGCAACAAGCAGGGTTAACGCCTATTTTATGTGTTGGTGAAAGTAAAGAACAACGGGATGCTGGTCAAACAGAAACAGTCATTAAAGAACAACTGAAAGCGGATTTAGTCGGGGTTGATCTCTCGAAACTCGTCATTGCTTACGAACCGATTTGGGCAATTGGAACCGGAGATACCTGTGAAGCAGAAGAGGCAAATCGAGTGATTGGCATGATTCGTTCCGAGTTAAGTAGTGGGGATGTTCCCATTCAATATGGCGGTTCGGTCAAACCGGCGAATATTGATGAAATTATGGCACAGCCAGAAATTGATGGCGCTTTAGTCGGTGGCGCAAGTTTAGATCCGGTGGGATTTGCTCGTATTATTAATTATCAATGATTTAACCCCAACGAAACAAATCCGTGAAGAATTAGAAGGGTAGGGGTGAACAGGGGTTCGCCTCTACGATACCCAAGATCGAGCTAAGGTTAAGGCTTCGTCTTTCGTTCTGATTCTCCCTTCAATGGCAGCAATTTGGAGTTCCGTGAGGAGTTCACCAATTTTTGGTGAAGGAGAGAGAGGCAGCGATCGCAGCAAGTCTTGTCCACTCACTAATGGTTGAGGATACGCAACTGGATCATTTGGGTTCAAATAACGCTCAATTAGGGGATCAACGGATTCAAGGCTTAATCCCTTGGCAACCGCTACTAACAAAATGACTGGAAATACTTTCCCTGCATCTCGGAAGAAAAAGTATTGATCGCGCACAGTCATCTCTGCAATCTTATTTCCTAATAAACGAGGCAGAAGGTTTAAAGCCGTTGTAACTGTGCGAATTTCGGCCCGAGAGTACTTTAACTCGGTGAGTTGACGTTCTGCCACTTCTGGAGATGAAGATACTAAACAGGCTAATTTGGCAAGGGCTTGTAAGGAATCGGATTCTCCACCGACATTGTTTTCCCAAATGGAAGGCAAAGTGGGATAGTGTTGACTTAAGTCTTCCTTCGCAATATCTATCTTTTGTACTTGTTCTACTTCTTTTTGGGTGAGACTGGGAAACCAAGTCGAAAGCAGACCATCTTCCCAAGCTTGCTGTAAATAGAAACTGCCATGGGATGCAGCGAGGAGATAAGAGAGTTCCGTTTGAATGCGTTCGGCTGCCACCTCCTGCAAACAAGGTGCAATCTCGCGGATGGTTTCACGGGTGGTTTCGTCAATGGTAAAGTTCAGTTGAGCCGCTTGTCGATAAGCACGCAGTAAGCGTAAAGG encodes:
- a CDS encoding triose-phosphate isomerase, with amino-acid sequence MRRIVIAGNWKMHKTQAESLEFLQSFLPQLENTAEDREVILCAPYTALGVMSKNLHGTRVRIGSQNVHWEESGAFTGEIAPSMLTEVGVTYAVVGHSERRQYFGETDETVNFRARAAQQAGLTPILCVGESKEQRDAGQTETVIKEQLKADLVGVDLSKLVIAYEPIWAIGTGDTCEAEEANRVIGMIRSELSSGDVPIQYGGSVKPANIDEIMAQPEIDGALVGGASLDPVGFARIINYQ
- a CDS encoding CCA tRNA nucleotidyltransferase; the encoded protein is LRRRDFTINAIAHHLQTEQLIDPLNGKEDLEAGVIKMVSAANLRDDPLRLLRAYRQAAQLNFTIDETTRETIREIAPCLQEVAAERIQTELSYLLAASHGSFYLQQAWEDGLLSTWFPSLTQKEVEQVQKIDIAKEDLSQHYPTLPSIWENNVGGESDSLQALAKLACLVSSSPEVAERQLTELKYSRAEIRTVTTALNLLPRLLGNKIAEMTVRDQYFFFRDAGKVFPVILLVAVAKGLSLESVDPLIERYLNPNDPVAYPQPLVSGQDLLRSLPLSPSPKIGELLTELQIAAIEGRIRTKDEALTLARSWVS